A window from Augochlora pura isolate Apur16 unplaced genomic scaffold, APUR_v2.2.1 APUR_unplaced_845, whole genome shotgun sequence encodes these proteins:
- the LOC144478125 gene encoding uncharacterized protein LOC144478125 has product MGKLLMQCKLIVWDECTMAHKKSLEALNFTLKDLRRNNNIFGGLMILLADDFRQTLPVIPRGTPADELNACLKASPLWNNVKTLSLTTNMRVQLQNDQSAAQFSKQLLAVGNEKVPVDATTGLITLTNNFCRFVDSQLALIENVFPNISENYQNYAWLSQRAILAAKNNDVHALNFTIQSKIAGDLVTYKSVDSITNPDDVVNYPTEFLNSLELPGFPPHNLQLK; this is encoded by the coding sequence ATGGGAAAATTGTTGATGCAATGCAAGCTCATTGTTTGGGATGAGTGCACAATGGCACATAAGAAATCACTTGAAGCACTTAACTTCACACTGAAGGATCTTCGGCGAAATAACAACATCTTTGGCGGCTTGATGATATTGTTGGCAGACGATTTCAGGCAGACGTTGCCAGTAATTCCCCGTGGAACGCCTGCAGATGAATTGAATGCTTGCCTGAAGGCATCACCTTTGTGGAATAACGTAAAAACATTATCGCTAACCACTAATATGAGAGTTCAACTTCAAAATGATCAAAGTGCTGCACAATTTTCCAAACAATTGTTAGCTGttggaaatgaaaaagtcCCAGTTGATGCGACAACTGGATTAATTACTCTTACCAACAACTTTTGCCGATTTGTAGACTCTCAATTAGCtcttattgaaaatgttttcccAAACATTAGTGAGAATTATCAGAATTATGCTTGGTTAAGTCAACGAGCAATTCTCGCCGCAAAGAATAATGATGTACACGCACTGAATTTCACCATTCAATCAAAAATCGCTGGCGATTTGGTGACATATAAATCCGTTGATTCCATAACAAATCCCGATGATGTAGTAAATTATCCAACGGAGTTTTTGAACTCTCTGGAGTTACCAGGATTTCCACCACATAACTTGCAACTCAAA